The sequence AACTTTACCTTAACGGGGTGAGGACCCCGTCAAGAGGGGAGAGATGGGGTTCGCTTGCCTGCAGCCACACACAAAGTGGGGCCCAGGGACACACGGGACGCCAGCCCTAGCCCAGCCCTGCATGTCCCTGGGGGCCCCCGCCCACCTGTTCCCGCAGATTGATCCGTTGGGTCCTCCCCTGAACCTTGCTCTGAGCCAGGAGAACGTTGCTTCTTGCGACAGCCTTGGCTACGGCTGGCCGTTGCAGCTGGAGcagtttgggggggtggggcgggaaggGGAACAGGGGCCACGGGGCTGGGGACTGGCCCTGGAGGACCCCATCTCCACTGTACATTGTATGGCTTGAGTTCTTCCAAGGTCCAGGCCAAAGCTCTCAAACCTGGATGGAGACCCTGGTGCAGTCTCCAGGCCTGGGCGAGAATTCGTCCCTCTCCCTCAGGCTGGAAGGGGGTTCAGGGACGCTCAGAGGGGCAGGGTagggtagggtgggggtggggggggttcctTCCCAGAACCTCTGAGGGTCCCCAGGGACTGACCGGGTCCCGGGTGGGAGTGAGCTCCCCTTTAGAAGCAACAACcagagaggctggaagtccaggcCCCGAGAGGGAGACCCAAGGCTGAGGAAGAGGCAGCAAGTCCACCCTCCCGGGTTCAGAGCCCAGCTCGCCCCCATGTCACCGGGTAGGCAACTCATGGGGGGGCCCCGCCACGCCTGCCAAGCGTCAGGACGGTGCTGGGTGCACATGGTGGCCGTTATGATCGTGCCctgggtaaactgaggcacgTGGGCGTTCCCAGCCCAACCCTCTGGGCCAGTGGTGGCCAGATTTAGCAAAAATACAGGAAGCCCGGCTAACTTTGAATGTCAGATAAACAAAGACAACTTTACAGATAACTACATCCTGTGCTTATATTTGGGATATACTTACACTACATACAGAAGTTTATCTGACATTCCAGTTTAATTGCGTGTCCTGAGTTCAACCTGGGGACCCTCCGGGAGCCAGCCCCGCCCCTTGCACGTCCTCCCCCGCTGTTCTCCTCATCACCCACGCGTCCCCACGTccagggtggaggagaggaagtgggggcGCCAGGCCCCACCGTGGGGCAACTGCAACGGCCTGCGGGCGTGCAGGCTATAAGAGAGgggcaggtgggcacagagggcagAGACACTGGAGGCCCCGCTCAACCATGACCCGAAGCTGCAGGCTGTGCGGCCCTGCCCAGGCCGCCGTCCTGCTGGCCGCGCTGCTGGGCGGTGAGTGGGGCCCGGGTCTGTCCCTGGGCGTCCGTTCCTGCCCCTCTACGCCCTCGCCCTGCCCCCGGCGGCCCCCCTCATCCTCCcggggagtgggaggaggaggaggctgaggttCTGAGTGGTGAGGTCTGAACACGAGGGTCTCTGGGGACTCCCAGCAGGGAAAGTCCAGATCTAGCGGCGCCCTGGCAGGGGGACCGgtgccagccccctcccctctctgggcaaCAAGCGCGGGATGAGCCCGACCCGGTGGGTTCCCGGTCGGGGTTTGGGGGGCGCGCCTCCGCGTCGCTCACGGCCCCCACCGCCCGTGCCCCCAGGCCCGGCGCTGGCCTCGGAGATCGTGGGGGGCCAGCGGGCCCGGCCGCACGCGTGGCCCTTCATGGTGTCCCTGCAGCGGCGCGGCCAACACTTCTGCGGCGGGACCCTGATCGCGCGGAACTTCGTGCTGTCGGCCGCGCACTGTCTGAACGGCCTGTGAGTGTCCCCGCGCGTCCCCAGCCCGGGTCCTCGTCCTCCCGCCGCGCGAGAGGTCCTCCTGCAGGTCCTCCTGCGCCCCGGGCGCGCTCTCTCCGGGGCTCCCGAGCCAGGCGCGCCCCGATAACCTCCCGTGCCCCCTCCAGGAACTCCCAGTTGGTGCGCGTGGTGCTGGGGGCGCATAACCTGCGGCGGCGAGAGGCCACCCGGCAGACGTTCCGGGTTCAGCGGGTCTTTGAAAACAGCTTCGACCCCTTGAGCCTGCAGAACGACGTCACGGTTCTCCAGgtgcgcggcgggggcggggcgggcagggcAGGTGcaaagccgggggtgggggtggggaggcggcaGGACACTGGGCACACGGCTGGCGGGGCAGACCTGGTGCCGACCcccatttctctgtgcctcagtctcccacCCTGTACAACGCAGAAGCACACCTCCCCTCCCCGCGCAGGGCTGTCAGCGATGAGATGAGATGCCctcgccaccccaccccccaccgcggAAGCTCTGAGCAGCTGTCAATCGCAGGGCTGGTGTTTTTTGTGCCGGCTGGCTGAGGGCAGGACAGTCTCCTTCGCTGCAAAATGGGGCAACATTCCCCACATTCAGGCCGGTGGGAGACTGCAGGGAGAAACCTGCCTTTCCCTGCTGCTTGCACCGCTATGATTTATTCTCCGGGAATGTTCCAGAACAGGGCTTTATGGTCGTTGGTGTGGCCCAGAGTTTGTACAGCTTACTGCACTCGAGACAGGTCCAGTGACGACCTGGACCACAGTGCTTGCTCCTactttacagacagggaaactgaggctcagagtgggagGCGTCCTGCAGCGTGGGTGTCCTGGTCTGAAACATCCCAGGACCTTGGTGGAGCCTCGGGTGGGGAAACCGGGGCCCCAAGAGGCGCGGGTCAGCACTTACCACCGCCCGTAATATGCCACTGCTCTGTCCCACCCACGGCAGCTCAACAGGATGGCCACCATCAACAGCAACGTGCAGGTGGCCCGGCTGCCCGCCCAGGGCCAAGGCGTGGGCGCAGGGGTGCAGTGCGTGGCCATGGGCTGGGGCCAGCTGGGCACAAACCGGCCGCCGCCCGCAGTCCTGCAGCAGCTCAATGTGACCGTGGTGACGGCCCTCTGCCGCCCCGCCAACGTGTGTACCCTGGTGCCACGCCGGCGCGCTGGCATCTGCTTTGTACGTACCGTGTTCCCGACCCCCCgagcccccaccccactcccacccaggcCGCAGCAACTGGGGCTTGAGCCAGACCCCTGGAAGGACTGCCCGACCCTGAAGAGTGGTGGATGGGGGCGTGAGGCTGGGACTTGGAAGCCCAGCCTCCCGAACTTGTCCGGCTCCACAGGGGGACTCCGGCGGGCCCCTGGTCTGCAACGGGCTGGTCCACGGGATCGACTCCTTCATCCGAGGGGGCTGCGGCTCGGGTGTCTTCCCGGACTCCTTTGCCTCCGTCGCCAACTTTGCAGACTGGATCAACTCCATCATCCGCCGCTATGGTGATGATGACGGCCCCTCTCGCCACCCTAGGGACCCTGCGGGCAGGACCCGCTAGAAAGGGCTGCTCCTGTCACCCCACCCACCTCACCTGCCCCTGGCTGGGCCCTTCCCACGAAGCATCATGTGGCACCTGGCACAATAAAAACACTCAGTTTTGTAGAATGTGCCTGGGTATTTGTTGGTTGTGCAACCGAGTGTCGAAAGTCCTCAGGGCGTCTTGGACATGTCACAAGTAT is a genomic window of Hippopotamus amphibius kiboko isolate mHipAmp2 chromosome 15, mHipAmp2.hap2, whole genome shotgun sequence containing:
- the ELANE gene encoding neutrophil elastase, which produces MTRSCRLCGPAQAAVLLAALLGGPALASEIVGGQRARPHAWPFMVSLQRRGQHFCGGTLIARNFVLSAAHCLNGLNSQLVRVVLGAHNLRRREATRQTFRVQRVFENSFDPLSLQNDVTVLQLNRMATINSNVQVARLPAQGQGVGAGVQCVAMGWGQLGTNRPPPAVLQQLNVTVVTALCRPANVCTLVPRRRAGICFGDSGGPLVCNGLVHGIDSFIRGGCGSGVFPDSFASVANFADWINSIIRRYGDDDGPSRHPRDPAGRTR